One genomic segment of Suncus etruscus isolate mSunEtr1 chromosome 15, mSunEtr1.pri.cur, whole genome shotgun sequence includes these proteins:
- the LOC126030000 gene encoding olfactory receptor 7D4-like: MEAENQTEASQFLLLGLSEDLDMQPVLFCMFLSMYLVTVLGNLLIILASISDPHLHTPMYFFLSNLSFVDICFISTTIPKMLVNIQTQSKTISYIGCLTQVYFFMVFAGMDNCLLTVMAYDRFVAICHPLHYTVIMNPQLCGLLVLSSWLVISLVDLFHILLMARLTFCMDTEIPHFFCELAQVLKAACSDTFIDHAAMYVSVALLVMIPLSGILYSYSQIISSLVRMSSSKGKYKAFSTCSSHLYVVSLFYGTGLGVYLSSTATRVSEKNAIASVMYTVVTPMLNPFIYSLRNRDVKGALGRLLSRAISCQ, from the coding sequence ATGGAAGCAGAAAACCAGACAGAAGCATCACAGTTTCTACTCCTGGGACTCTCCGAAGATCTGGACATGCAACCTGTCCTCTTTTGCATGTTCCTGTCCATGTATCTGGTCACTGTTCTGGGGAACCTGCTCATCATCCTGGCCAGCATATCTGATCCTCACCTTcacacccccatgtacttcttcctctccAACCTGTCATTTGTGGACATCTGCTTCATCTCCACCACCATCCCCAAGATGCTGGTGAACATTCAGACTCAGAGCAAAACCATCTCCTACATCGGCTGCCTCACTCAGGTCTACTTTTTCATGGTATTTGCTGGAATGGACAATTGTCTCTTGACCGTGATGGCCTATGACCGCTTTGTGGCCATCTGCCACCCCCTGCACTACACAGTCATCATGAACCCTCAGCTTTGTGGACTGCTGGTTCTTTCGAGTTGGCTTGTCATTTCCTTAGTTGACCTGTTTCATATACTTCTGATGGCACGACTGACTTTCTGCATGGACACTGAAATCCCACATTTCTTCTGTGAACTAGCTCAGGTGCTCAAAGCAGCCTGCTCAGACACCTTCATAGATCATGCTGCCATGTATGTGTCCGTTGCCTTACTGGTGATGATTCCTCTTAGTGGAATTCTGTATTCTTACTCTCAGATCATCTCCTCCTTAGTACGCATGTCCTCCAGTAAGGGCAAGTACAAAGCCTTCTCCACCTGCAGTTCTCACCTCTATGTGGTCTCCTTGTTCTATGGCACAGGCCTGGGTGTCTACCTGAGTTCTACAGCCACTCGTGTTTCTGAGAAAAATGCAATTGCCTCTGTGATGTATACGGTGGTCACCCCCATGCTGAACCCCTTCATCTACAGTCTGAGAAACAGGGATGTCAAAGGGGCTTTAGGGAGGCTCCTCAGCCGAGCAATCTCTTGTCAGTGA